A genomic window from Archaeoglobus profundus DSM 5631 includes:
- a CDS encoding ABC transporter ATP-binding protein produces the protein MPILEAREIEAGYGEVQVLWGVTVKVEKGSLTALIGSNGSGKTTLLRAIMGLVPVWKGNVIFNGQDVTKLSTHSRVELGMVMVPEGRMIFPNMTVLENLEMGAYTKRAEDHFEDQLEFVFNLFPRLKERLNQKAGTMSGGEQQMLAIARALMSVPEVLILDEPSLGLSPKLTLEIFQTIRKLKDEGVTMLLVEQNVHLSLAIADYAYVMAEGKIKIEGKAEELEKSEDIKKAYLGI, from the coding sequence TTGCCCATCCTCGAAGCGAGAGAGATCGAAGCTGGATACGGTGAGGTGCAGGTACTCTGGGGTGTAACAGTTAAGGTTGAGAAGGGAAGTCTAACAGCTCTGATTGGCTCTAACGGAAGTGGAAAAACTACACTCTTGAGAGCCATTATGGGTTTAGTTCCAGTTTGGAAGGGTAACGTTATTTTCAACGGCCAAGATGTCACCAAGCTATCTACTCATTCAAGAGTTGAACTTGGAATGGTTATGGTTCCCGAAGGTAGGATGATCTTTCCCAACATGACCGTACTTGAGAATTTGGAGATGGGTGCGTACACTAAGAGAGCTGAGGATCATTTTGAGGACCAACTGGAATTTGTTTTTAATCTCTTCCCGAGATTGAAAGAGAGATTAAATCAAAAAGCTGGAACAATGAGCGGTGGAGAACAACAGATGCTTGCAATCGCAAGAGCGCTAATGAGCGTCCCTGAAGTGCTCATATTGGATGAACCGAGTTTAGGACTTTCACCGAAGTTAACTCTTGAAATCTTTCAGACAATAAGAAAGCTAAAGGATGAAGGAGTGACAATGCTTCTAGTTGAACAAAATGTACATCTCAGCTTGGCTATAGCCGATTACGCTTATGTGATGGCTGAGGGAAAAATTAAGATAGAGGGGAAGGCCGAAGAACTTGAAAAGTCAGAAGATATCAAGAAGGCTTACTTGGGGATATAA
- a CDS encoding branched-chain amino acid ABC transporter permease codes for MIDIWIDCLISGILLGLVYGLAAIGLNLIFGVMRVINLSHGAFIALGMFVAYYLFTYGLNPYLGVPAIFGLGLFLGMVTYFVALHRVIDAPELSTLLSTFSVSLFIIGVGTFVWTTIPYAIDIDLGYVAIGNVTILGTKVATGVISVILTALLYIFLYRTKLGKAVRAVSMNRTAAELMGINTTKILALSFGIGVALAMTAGALIATIFPFTILSGGVYELKSFVICVLGGLGNPLGALVGGLVLGIIENVATMQITTGLVPFIEFAILVAVLVLKPRGLLGGEV; via the coding sequence TTGATAGACATTTGGATAGATTGCTTGATAAGTGGGATTCTCTTGGGGCTTGTTTACGGTCTTGCTGCGATAGGTTTGAACCTCATATTCGGTGTTATGCGTGTCATAAACCTTTCTCACGGTGCCTTTATAGCCTTGGGTATGTTTGTCGCGTATTACCTTTTCACGTATGGCTTGAACCCCTATTTGGGAGTTCCAGCTATCTTTGGATTGGGGCTGTTTTTGGGTATGGTTACATACTTTGTAGCTCTGCATAGAGTTATAGATGCTCCTGAGCTTTCTACACTCCTTTCAACCTTTAGCGTTAGCTTATTCATAATTGGTGTTGGTACATTCGTCTGGACGACAATACCATATGCCATAGACATAGATCTGGGTTATGTAGCGATAGGCAACGTAACAATACTCGGAACAAAGGTAGCTACTGGCGTAATATCTGTAATACTTACAGCATTACTTTACATATTCCTTTACAGAACAAAACTTGGCAAGGCTGTTAGAGCCGTGTCGATGAACAGAACTGCGGCAGAGCTCATGGGTATTAACACAACAAAAATCCTAGCACTAAGCTTCGGAATAGGTGTTGCTTTGGCAATGACTGCTGGAGCGCTTATAGCGACCATATTTCCATTCACAATCTTGTCCGGTGGAGTTTACGAGTTGAAGAGCTTCGTCATATGTGTCTTGGGTGGTTTGGGTAACCCCCTAGGTGCCCTTGTTGGAGGTCTTGTGCTGGGCATTATTGAAAACGTCGCAACTATGCAGATTACTACGGGTTTAGTTCCATTCATAGAGTTTGCAATACTCGTAGCGGTGCTCGTGCTGAAACCTAGAGGATTGTTGGGGGGTGAAGTATGA
- a CDS encoding NAD(P)-dependent malic enzyme: protein MKVSKPLAWHRFYRGKIEVLPKCAIRDLDDFAVYYTPGVAEPCLKIKDDPDTAYEYTSKWNMVAVVTDGSRVLGLGNIGALASLPVMEGKALLFKYLGGVDAFPLPVDEQDPDRFIEIVKKISPAFGGINLEDISTPKCFYILEKLRSELDIPVWHDDQQGTATAILAGLINALKLVGKRIEDVKIAVVGVGASNTATVRLLEKFGARPESMFLVDSKGILGKHREDLKGTYKWEFCLKTNAEGRVGGIKEALKGVDVVIAASRPGPGVIKPEWIKEMAENPIVFALANPVPEILPDEAKKAGAKIVATGRSDFPNQVNNSLVFPAVFRGVLTVRARTITDEMTIEAAKALAKFAEPKLSEDYIVPRMTESDVFPEVATAVALKAIEQGVARLKMSRDEIYRECKELIESAQEKIRKLMELGFIKQPP, encoded by the coding sequence TTGAAAGTTTCGAAGCCGTTGGCTTGGCATAGGTTCTACAGGGGAAAGATAGAGGTACTGCCGAAATGCGCGATAAGAGACTTGGACGACTTTGCTGTTTATTATACACCGGGTGTTGCTGAGCCTTGCTTGAAGATAAAGGATGACCCAGATACTGCATACGAGTATACATCGAAATGGAATATGGTAGCCGTAGTTACAGACGGTTCTAGGGTTTTGGGGTTGGGAAACATTGGAGCTTTGGCATCTCTACCAGTCATGGAAGGTAAAGCTCTACTTTTCAAGTATCTGGGTGGTGTCGATGCATTTCCACTGCCCGTTGATGAACAGGATCCCGATAGATTCATAGAAATTGTAAAGAAGATTTCTCCCGCCTTTGGAGGCATAAACCTCGAAGACATATCGACGCCGAAGTGTTTCTACATTCTCGAAAAACTGAGAAGTGAGTTAGACATCCCCGTATGGCACGATGACCAGCAAGGAACGGCTACAGCAATTTTGGCGGGATTAATAAATGCTCTTAAGCTTGTAGGTAAAAGGATAGAGGATGTTAAGATTGCAGTTGTCGGTGTCGGAGCTTCTAACACTGCAACCGTGAGGTTGCTTGAAAAGTTCGGCGCAAGGCCTGAGAGCATGTTCCTTGTAGACAGCAAGGGAATACTTGGAAAGCATAGAGAAGATTTAAAGGGCACTTACAAGTGGGAGTTCTGCTTGAAGACGAACGCTGAAGGAAGAGTTGGGGGAATTAAGGAGGCTTTGAAAGGCGTTGACGTTGTAATCGCTGCGAGCAGACCCGGACCGGGCGTAATAAAGCCAGAGTGGATTAAGGAGATGGCTGAAAACCCAATAGTCTTCGCATTGGCAAATCCAGTTCCCGAAATACTTCCGGATGAGGCCAAAAAGGCTGGAGCTAAAATAGTAGCCACTGGGAGGAGTGACTTTCCTAATCAGGTCAACAACTCTCTTGTATTCCCAGCAGTCTTTAGAGGCGTTTTGACAGTCAGAGCTAGGACTATAACGGATGAAATGACTATTGAAGCTGCAAAAGCTTTAGCAAAGTTTGCAGAGCCAAAACTGAGTGAGGATTACATAGTTCCCCGTATGACTGAAAGCGATGTATTTCCAGAAGTAGCTACCGCTGTAGCTTTAAAGGCTATAGAACAGGGTGTTGCGAGGCTGAAAATGAGCAGAGATGAGATTTACAGAGAGTGCAAGGAGTTAATTGAGAGTGCTCAGGAAAAGATAAGGAAGTTGATGGAACTCGGATTCATAAAACAGCCACCTTAA
- a CDS encoding branched-chain amino acid ABC transporter permease, translating to MRKPTISLIWVVAVIIAMGLLPVVTKSVTLRETVFIMLMYIALASSLNILLGYTGYVSFGHIVFYGIGGYVAISLIEYYGFSIIPAMIIGGLFSAIIAYALGQAILKLRGAYFAIATIGVNEAIKALVENLEPIGGAEGIYLHIDVYNPYGGPENAIWLSYYLMLVVTLAVVVVSWYVKKSKFGLGLLAIREDEDAAISLGVDTRSYKSLAYALSAFFPGMVGAIFFFKNGNIEPGVAFHLTKSVEMIFMVMLGGFGTIAGPFIGAVAYERIRGYLLVSEAFKNLHMAISGVILLLIVLFMPRGIVGFICDKLPKLRRYLE from the coding sequence ATGAGGAAACCAACAATTTCGCTGATCTGGGTTGTAGCAGTCATAATCGCGATGGGTCTACTACCGGTAGTAACGAAAAGCGTAACTCTCAGAGAGACCGTATTCATCATGCTAATGTACATAGCACTTGCATCAAGCTTGAACATACTGCTGGGTTATACTGGCTATGTAAGCTTTGGACACATTGTCTTCTACGGTATAGGAGGCTACGTCGCAATATCTCTGATAGAGTACTACGGCTTCAGTATAATTCCAGCGATGATTATCGGTGGACTGTTTTCGGCTATCATAGCTTACGCATTGGGTCAGGCTATATTGAAGCTTAGAGGTGCTTACTTTGCAATAGCGACGATAGGAGTCAACGAAGCTATTAAGGCACTTGTTGAAAATTTAGAGCCTATAGGCGGTGCTGAAGGTATATATCTCCATATAGATGTATACAATCCCTACGGAGGTCCAGAAAATGCCATATGGCTGTCCTACTACCTCATGCTTGTAGTTACGTTGGCAGTTGTGGTTGTGAGCTGGTACGTTAAGAAGTCAAAGTTTGGACTTGGACTTTTAGCTATAAGAGAGGACGAGGACGCAGCAATATCTCTGGGTGTCGATACAAGATCGTACAAATCCTTAGCCTACGCACTTTCAGCATTCTTCCCGGGTATGGTAGGAGCAATATTCTTCTTTAAGAATGGAAACATAGAACCTGGAGTGGCCTTCCACCTTACAAAATCGGTAGAGATGATATTCATGGTAATGCTCGGTGGATTCGGTACCATTGCAGGGCCATTCATAGGCGCTGTAGCTTACGAAAGAATTAGGGGTTACCTCCTCGTCAGTGAGGCCTTCAAGAACCTTCACATGGCAATCTCGGGTGTCATACTTCTCTTGATTGTCCTCTTCATGCCTAGGGGTATTGTCGGATTTATATGCGACAAATTACCCAAGTTAAGGAGGTATCTGGAATGA
- a CDS encoding ABC transporter ATP-binding protein, whose amino-acid sequence MILKVEGVTKRFGGLVALDNVSFEVKRKEIVGIIGPNGAGKTTLFNVISGVYKPEEGRVIFNGKDITGLPPFKIARLGIARTFQIVKPLSELSVKENVMVGACFGKEYMDLESAEKIADDVLKLVKLNEKADLPAGKLNVPEKKRLELARALASKPDLLLLDEVLAGLNPAEVSEMIEIIRDIRDSGITILMIEHLMHAIMNVSDRVIVLDYGKKIAEGKPEDVANDPKVIEAYLGDPELVLQLLRR is encoded by the coding sequence ATGATACTCAAAGTTGAAGGAGTCACCAAGAGATTTGGAGGTTTGGTCGCCCTTGACAACGTGAGCTTTGAGGTTAAGAGAAAGGAAATAGTTGGTATCATAGGCCCGAACGGCGCTGGAAAAACCACACTGTTCAACGTAATATCTGGTGTGTATAAGCCGGAGGAGGGAAGAGTGATATTCAATGGTAAAGATATAACAGGGTTGCCTCCGTTCAAGATTGCGAGATTGGGTATAGCGAGGACTTTTCAGATAGTCAAGCCGTTGAGTGAGTTGAGTGTTAAGGAGAACGTAATGGTTGGTGCGTGCTTTGGAAAAGAATATATGGACTTAGAATCGGCAGAGAAAATAGCTGATGATGTTTTAAAGCTTGTGAAACTCAATGAAAAGGCTGATTTGCCAGCAGGAAAGCTCAACGTACCTGAGAAAAAGAGACTTGAGCTTGCAAGGGCCTTAGCCTCTAAGCCTGACCTTCTGCTTCTGGATGAGGTTTTGGCGGGATTGAATCCCGCTGAGGTGTCCGAGATGATCGAAATTATTAGAGACATCAGAGACAGCGGAATTACCATACTGATGATAGAGCACCTCATGCATGCGATAATGAACGTATCTGATAGAGTGATAGTCCTTGACTACGGAAAGAAAATAGCTGAGGGTAAACCAGAGGATGTTGCCAATGATCCGAAAGTTATAGAGGCCTATCTTGGAGATCCTGAACTAGTCCTTCAACTTCTTAGGAGGTGA
- a CDS encoding ABC transporter substrate-binding protein, with the protein MKRAFCVAMVALLLLTPTVLAKDAIIIGFTMSQTGKYNSESKEQYQGLKLWADDVNAQGGIYVKSLDKKLPVKLVFYDDESSKDRVQQLYAKLITEDNADFLISPYSSGLTASAAIIAEQYGKIMIATGAASDSIFNKGYKHIFQVYTPASRYLTGAIDMLKAADPNAKRVAIVYENSKFAKDVCTAVKEYAEENGFDVVLFEPYSSGTTDFTSFINKILASNPDAIIGGGHFADGENFAKQLYEKRVKVKLISLLVAPAVPEFAEIGDAALYVTGPSQWEPQAKYSKEIAEKLGVEWYGPTVEQFVEQYKSAYGYEPGYHAAGGYVAGLILQKAIEDAGTLDTEKVKEALEKMDIMTFYGRISFDTGEYYGRQKGHEMVYLQWQKKNGELIKEVVWPEEAKSADLVYPLYIKFEEGPTEAGTEVVETTVTEKTPGFELVFAVAGLCATYILRRKVI; encoded by the coding sequence ATGAAAAGAGCCTTTTGCGTGGCTATGGTAGCGTTACTGCTGCTGACACCGACAGTTTTGGCGAAAGACGCGATAATAATCGGATTTACGATGTCTCAGACTGGTAAGTATAACTCTGAATCGAAAGAACAGTATCAAGGCTTAAAGCTTTGGGCTGACGATGTAAACGCTCAGGGTGGAATATATGTTAAGTCTTTGGATAAAAAGCTCCCAGTCAAACTCGTCTTCTACGACGATGAGAGTAGCAAGGATAGGGTTCAGCAGTTGTATGCTAAGCTTATAACTGAGGATAATGCTGACTTCCTAATCAGTCCGTACAGCAGTGGTTTGACTGCTTCCGCCGCAATCATAGCTGAGCAGTACGGTAAGATCATGATAGCAACTGGAGCTGCTTCAGACAGCATATTCAACAAGGGTTACAAGCATATATTCCAAGTTTACACACCAGCGAGCAGATACCTCACTGGAGCTATAGACATGCTCAAAGCGGCCGATCCAAATGCTAAGAGAGTAGCGATTGTGTACGAGAACAGTAAGTTTGCAAAGGATGTGTGTACAGCAGTTAAGGAGTACGCCGAGGAGAATGGCTTTGACGTCGTATTATTTGAGCCCTATTCCTCTGGAACGACAGACTTCACATCGTTCATAAACAAGATTCTTGCATCGAATCCTGATGCTATAATTGGAGGTGGACACTTCGCCGATGGAGAGAACTTTGCAAAGCAGTTGTACGAGAAGAGAGTAAAGGTCAAGTTAATATCTCTGCTTGTCGCTCCAGCTGTTCCAGAGTTTGCAGAAATAGGTGATGCGGCACTTTACGTAACAGGTCCTTCTCAGTGGGAGCCACAGGCTAAATACAGTAAGGAAATAGCTGAGAAGCTTGGAGTGGAGTGGTACGGGCCTACCGTTGAACAGTTTGTTGAACAGTACAAGAGTGCTTACGGATACGAACCGGGATACCATGCCGCTGGTGGATATGTCGCTGGATTGATCTTGCAGAAGGCAATAGAAGATGCAGGAACGCTTGATACTGAAAAGGTCAAAGAGGCACTTGAAAAAATGGATATAATGACGTTCTACGGTAGAATAAGCTTTGATACTGGAGAATACTATGGCAGGCAAAAGGGACACGAAATGGTCTATCTGCAGTGGCAGAAGAAGAATGGCGAGCTTATAAAGGAGGTAGTCTGGCCAGAGGAGGCAAAGTCAGCAGATCTCGTGTATCCTCTCTACATTAAGTTCGAGGAAGGTCCAACAGAGGCAGGAACCGAAGTAGTGGAAACAACAGTTACAGAGAAGACCCCCGGTTTTGAGCTTGTATTCGCAGTAGCTGGATTATGTGCAACTTACATTCTGAGAAGAAAAGTCATTTAA